AACTTCCATGAGGTAGAATACAATCAAGTATCTTCTTTCCCAGAATATATTAAGGAGGACAAATCCAATTTAGTTTTTAAAGCTGTTGAAAACTCCTTTGATAGTAGTTCATGAAGAGATACTCTGTCATGAGAATACACCCAATTCCGTCCAGTCCAGTCATAGCGCTTGGGcccactagaaaaaaaaaacacaacaaaacatcACACACTGTGTAAGTACAGATTATTTCAGGAGACCTGCTGGAAGCCTGTATGCATAATGTATGCCACAGAGTGCCCAGGAAAAGGAACAGATAGCATGGGGAACGGCTGGTGGGCAGTCTGAGGAAgtggagcagaaaaggcctgaTATGTCAGGAACTACTGAGCCATCAAACAGATATATCTGAAAGGTGACAAGATACATCAGTCACTTCTAGAAGAGACAAGcactttcccttcctgcttttgGCACTGATTTCCCCACAATTTCTTCCTTTAGGCCATTCTTCCCTCACAGATATAATTTTCTTGCACACAAATATCacaacagatatttttataatgcTGAATTAATGCCACTGATTAGTTATTGCAGAAATTCTatgcacagcaaagcaaaaataatttcattttacatgcAACAAAATAACTTTGCCCCTGAAAGCAAATATATTGGCATGTGGGAGATTTATAactaaaatgctatttttctctgtgctcttATATTGTTACTGGCTTGTTTTTTCCATGTCTATGATAAGTATCAAGAAAGAAACTTGAACACCTGGGTTCTACTCCAGACCTTGCTATCCACTCAGTTTTCCACATGTCAAGTGGGAGAATGATTGAAGGGTACTCACTGCTGTTAACATCAGCtaagcaaagaaaatagaaaggaacaaaacagtCATCTGGGATAAAGAGATAAAACCCTTGATCTTGTAGGACTTATGGCTTGGAACTCAGTCAATGTACAAAAAACTGCTAGAAAAGAGACTATCCTAAACATACATAAGAACAATCTGCAGGTTCTCTCTATACAAGCATAAACACTGACCTGAACCTTTACTATCCTGAGTTACTTACAGTAAGCAAATGAAGAACTTTCTAGCCACTAATCAGTGTATAAGAAGTTACATAGGCAAGCATAAATCCAAGTCACTTTCACTGAAATCTCACTGTCTGTATCAGAAGTGATAACTGTTTGAATCAAGGTTACATGCACCAGTTATTTTACTAAGTATTTCTCACTTCACCTTTGCAGCACAAGCATATGTTTATACTCTCCTACACCTAGAGAACGATGGAATGGGATCCTGTCATTCACGAAAATCAGGCTAAGACAGACCATTTAATCAATGACAAAGAAATATGTATGTTATCTGAAGTGGTTTTAAATGTCATGCAGTAAATATCAGTGATAAGATTAGCATATGAAGCACCTTCATAGTTCTATGAATCTCCAAAACAGTGTACAAATGTGACTTTTAAATTAATCGTTTAAGCAAAGATCCAGTGAACTCCATAAAATGCCTACAAAGTTAAATACAGATTAAATGTATTTCTCATGGAAAATCTGCATATATGTTTCAACCATAAGAGAAAAGGATTGAAATATCACATTAAGGTACTGCTAATACTCTGTAAGGTTGAAAAGTCTTTTCAGTCAGGAGGTTCAATTACTGCAATCACACCGCTGGCAGGTTGCAGAGGTTGCACATCCCCTCACGCCCTTATTTTTAACTGTCAACTAAGTAAAGTTCTCACTTAGGTGTACGGATACTCAGTAGAAACAGATGGCCAAATACAACTCCAAGAAAAATGTCTCATATATTGACAAATTTGTCTCCCTTGGGATATATTTCTTAATGACTAAAGGTCAACATTTACCATAAAAATGCCCCAAAACATTCAATGCAAGTCATTACTGGCAGCAACATTTGCTTCTTTCACTTCTCAGCATATTGTAGTTAAGAAGATGACAGTTCAGATCATACAGCATATTCATTGCTGGAGTTGCCTTTTAGAAGTTAGGAAATAAGTGAACACACAGCATCATGTTCCAGGAAATATCACTTTTTATCAAAATACCAATTAAAGGagtataaaaatgaaaaaattaactttttttctcaaactCCACATTTCAGAACACTGTATGTCTTAGCTCAACTAGAGCTAAACAGACAGGAATTAtctgaagttttgttttcataaagaGATTAAGCCTGTGTGTCAGTGATGCAAAAATCTTATAAGCTGGTTCCTTCACCAGTAACACCTACCAGTTCCCTGGGTTCTTTTCCAGGGATAGCGACAAAGAATACAGATTTTGGGAGGGGGGGAGCGGGGGACAACACAGCTACAGCATTTTCCCACTTATCTGCCTGCCCTCCAGTTTCCCTGCTGAAAGCAACCAGAAAACCTGGAATGGATCAAAACGGAGCATTAGAAAAGACAGAGGAAGCAGCTAGCTAAGGTTCTTGTTAAGTACAGATGCTTGACAAAAACAACCAGTGTGGGCATACATAAACATATAAAGCAGGAAATCCCACAAGCTTAAAAGGGAAGGAGCCACCctgtttaaaacacaaagagaGGTTTAGATGATGACATCATCATCACTCTTTTTTCAACAGAagctttgtttgtttctttgtaatCACTGCTGGTTGTATTTCCTATGAGTAGGCTATATTCCTGTAGACAGTGGTTTTGGACTGAAACAGTATATGAAAAATCTTCGTTACACATTTCCTGTATTAATTTAGGTATGCCAGTAATACTGCAGTGTGGCCCAAACCCCTACACCAAACTATTATTAAACATTTAGATTATACTATGCTTTGAGAATACACAGAGTAGAAGAGTTACTTATGAAAAGGATATTACATGATCATGCCATGCTACAAATAAAGGGAAGTACACTTCCACCCAGTCTGCATATATTATGTAACTAACTTACACATAACTTACCTAGTGGGTGAGGACAGCCAAATCTGCCGGTTTGGTGTTTGCTTATTGATAACATATGTTCCCATGTCTCCACCCAATTTAATTGTTAGTACTCCActcttaaaagacaaaaaaagtgagaaataaaaaatttgtaTCCTGTTACTTTGACAACAATTACTTCATCTGCGGGACAGAAAATCATATCAGATCCTCAACCATCTCCCAAACAATAATAGCAAGGGAGAATGATCATTACAtactaaaaatgtaaattaatacCTAGCATATCTTTGAGTCTGATCTAGACTTTGAACCTTCCAGTTGGAGTTTGACTTTAATGTGTTTGTACCATTCACAATGGTACTACTTAAATAATACTCCTGAGCTTGGACCTGGCATCTTGAAAGGACCAGACCATTGCAATTAATTTTGCAATGATTAAAACATCATCCAGTAACAacttttttatattaatgaaCAATATAGAACTGGTGTGGTTCAAAGTCAAGAAGCTTTATGTGTCATTGCTAAATCTCTGAGCCATGCAATCTTACCTTACTTTTCTTCAGTAACAGTTTAACAGGCAatagacacatttttttcttgataattCTGATTCATACCTGGAAAAATGTTCTGGTTCTAAATCCCAAGATTCTGTTTTTCCAtgattctggttttgctttggttaTGCCACCTTTACACCATTATCCTAgtgaacatttattttctctttcttgctcaTGTTTCTTACTGACAACATGAGTCATGTTTCTtgtaaattacaaaaatattttccattctgaGTTTAAGAGTGAAAAAACAACAATGTTTGGACTGGAGTTGAGCTAAAGGTGATCTGAATGATACTAATTTAAAAGGGAAACATTTCTACAGAATGTAATGtgataattctgaaataatttatttagttCACAGCATTTCAAATACTTCAAGCCCTATAACACAATAAAGTTTTTTTAAGTGTATCATACCTGGCATGCTTTAGTCAGAAGATACTACTAGAGCTACCTATCATTGCTCAGGCTATTTGCTATGTATAAACACTCACAATGGGGAAGAATACTTTCAGGTATGAGTATCTACTGCCTGCCAATATACTGTGTAGCACAAGCATCAACACAAAGCTTCCTTCCACTACAAAGTAACTCAGTGTTACTCATTTCTGACACATATCAAGTATCACCAGACATAAAATAATACTCTCAGAATCTGATTTTTTACCTTAGTTTCCatgctgtttctgtgcttgttAAGGCATTTATATCTCtaatcaaaacaataaaaaatagaagGGTCTCCTGGTTAAAATTCCCAACAGGTTTATCCTGCCAGTTATTTCTACTGGACATTAGTATAGTGCACAGAAAGACAGGAACAAGCTACTTCTTTGGTTGTCAGAATTTCAAGTTTTCTGTATCTCAGTAGTCTTAGAATTGTAGAGATACAGCAGAATAAGAACAGGATGGAGGATTAGGCCTGCATTATGATACAGAGGTTTCAGCATTCCTCTATGCGGTTTGTAATGCCATATTAAGTGTTCAGCACGATATTATGCTACATGTTTCTACAGAAACACTGTAAGTAAATAGGTTTTCAAAGAGTTAACAAAAATTTATACTATTATTTATATCATGTGTCAGCTGTTAGAGAGTACTGTTGCTCAACCCTTGCAAAGTAAATAGAGTTTAATCTTTACTGCTGTTTTGGAAACACCTCCTCACATTTTCCAGTACTTCTGAAATACTAGAAAAtacaactttaatttttttaaaaatttaaattgagaGATACTTTTACCATATTTTAGGAAATACTGCTGCATGTGTTTTGTACTACCGGATTAATGTTTCCAAGTTCCTggtaacaaaaatattcttctaaagtggtattttttccctgaacacTAAGTATAAATTCCTCAAAGCAATCACGTTTACAACAGGCACAGCAGATCTTTATCACATTCGCCACCTTGTGGCTTACTGCAGCACTGACCCTGTTTAGAATTAAAACTTGGGTTATTTAACCTGCTGCTTTCAACAGAAATGACAGCATATTTTAATTGTCATCATGCAGTCTATATAGTAAAGGACCACTGGtaaaaattaatatgtaaaAGTATTACCTCTTGAGCTTCACAAGTCAATGTCAAACCTAATCCACCATAcagcagatggagaaaaaaattatgacaaGACTCATCAGCTTAACATAATGAAGTGTCTAAGAATTGTAAAGAGGTGAATCTCAACCTTTGCTAATTTTTGTCCTAGGAGAGTTACATCAGGCTAGTAGGTACTGAAATCCTAAAACGTACTGAAGAGTAATGGTTAAACAATGCTTTTTACCAGAAAAGCAATTAGCTGTAATATTATCTACATACTTAATTAAAGCAGCAAGTAGTATTTGCTTAACAGAAAGTTACTgacaatatattattttatatccTAGCTGCCAAAAGTGCAGAATGAAATTATGATGACAAAGGTACACATAAAGATGTCCAAAATGACagacttttgtttttgttttgtattttgcacAGTGAAACCCAAACCATCCGATTCAGCATCTGGAGGCACAAAACCCTTACTGTCAGTGCCAGTAGAAAGCAATCTTCTTGTGGTAAGTTACAAAGAGGGAGCAATGGCTGTGTGACCTCAAAAACTGCAGTATTGAAAGATATGTGTAACAGACAGTATGGGAAAAACAGCACTCTTCTTCAAGTTATGTTGAGGGCCATAACACATAGATAACTTCAGGAActgaatttatataaaaactAATAAATTGCCTatacaaataaaacagacatttttacTCTGTCACACCTGAAAAGAATTTGAGTGACTGACTACTGAAGGCTCCCCCCGTGCAACATCTCCTGTGACAGTAGCCTCCTCCCCATGTATGCTCTGGTTTCACTTCTGCAACAACCTATCCAAGCACTGCACCCTCCTGTTGTTCCTCCCCACCACAGGCTGTCATCAGTAAAGCCAGGACAAGCATACACTACCTGGTCATGACAAATGCTGCTTCTCCGTATTCAGGACAATCACAGAAACTGCTCTAACAGCTACATGTGATATACTGTGCCATGTAGACTACTGTTCTAGTATTCACCAGAAGGGAACCGATTGCTATGCCAGATATCTATGCCTGTTTAGGAAAATTTATAGGCCAATGTGACATTGGAAAAAAAGTTTCCATCTCCTCTTGTGCTCATTTATTATTCTACATTACATCTTTCTCTaaacatgaaacattttaaatcccTAAAACACACAACAGCATGTGCTACTTTTCACTAGAATTGTTGTCCCAGTCAGTACACAATAAAGGTGTAAAAACCCATTGTATTTTCAGTGTCAGCACTAAGGTGACTAATTTAAAATTCTCCttcaaataacagaaaaaaatctgctacaATAATTACAGTGGTAATATAATGTTTAAAACATACCCCTAAAGAGACATCATAATCTTCTGGGGTAAAAGGTTTATCTGTCAGGTCCTCAAAAAAATCCGCTAAGGAGTCCAGTGTTTCTTCAGCCAGTTTCTCATAGGTGGTCTCATCTAAAGAGCTACAAATGACATAGAAGTCCATAATTAGGAGGAAAAGCATGGAAGAGAGCATTTTCCCTATAATAAAAACATACCAAGACCATGACTTTGGATGAAACAGTATCCATGAAATGATCATATAAACAAGTAGTCATTTTTCTTAAGGTGACGTAGGTGACAATCCACCTTAGAAATGGAGgataaattttgaaatgaattGCTATTAGAGATCCCTTAACTGAGGAAAAGGCACTTATGTCCTTAGATATACTAGCCCCCACTTAGTATACAGCATTAGATTTGAAAGTAAGGAATTTTCATAACAGGACTTTGTGTAAGAATTGCTCAGGTTTGAATTCTACAAATAGAGACAAAAGCATCTcccatttataaatatatgtcaTTTGACTCTACAAAAACTGCTGTAGCCACACACATTTTAGAAATGTCAGTATCATATGTTTATGTATAGCATTTGCCTTCTCAACTGGAATTACCCATGCAGACTGGTAATTAGATGTTATTTAAACTGTGCTTATGATCTAACACTTATGAATTACAGTCTTCTCCAGAGAGTCTCAAAGCACCCTTGTGGCCATTACGTAAGGCTTAAAGCACCTGTGAGcctgcttctcttttcctctttggtGGAACAAAGAACAGTTTAATTAACcaaatgtaattaaataaaataatgtaagtTGTTCCATCTCCATCAGTGTCAGCTTTTAACTGAGTGTGTAAAGGGGTCTCCCCACCAACAAACACTTCAGTGAAATAATCTCAATTTTTGCTAATGCTTATGGCAATTAAACAGTTACTATGGGCTGAATATATATCAGTTGGTAATAGAAAACGtgcatttttaagaagtttCTTATCCAGTTACTGAAATAAGCTCTATGTTACTTATCTGAGGGATACCACAAAATGCCTTGGGGCATGGAGAATAGAAAACCTTTGGATCAGGCAGGATTTATGTACTGGTTAAAGGTCCACTTTAGGCACTTGAAAGCAAGAGCCATTTCAGACACCTGCACAATCTTTCACTGTGTCTTGAACTGCTGCATCAGGAGGGTAGAAGTCTCCAATAGATGTTGTGTCACCTCCTCTCTGAACAAGCAGAAATTTCACATCCTCTGGTATATATGAAATGGTGCTAGACAGTTGCATTTAGGTACATGAATTATTTGCTATGCAACTTATCAAATTCACAGAAACTGCTTTTAGCTGAAACTACAGTTGTCCTTTACATCACATCAACATTGCATTAATCTGGTAGTCTCAGTACGTGCATAAGTTATTCTAAAATACTTAACCAATATTTTCATATGAATCTCTCATTTTTACCTTGTGTCACTCAGAGTTCCTGTATTTCTCAAATTCATGAACCAAACAGTCCTGCTCTTCACATCTGAAGAATACTGTAATTGCTGTTTAAAGTAAGTAGAAGcaaaatggaattaaaacaTAAAGAATTATAAACTATGTActtattatataaattaaacagCTCCTTGAAGTCCTTTCCATCCTCAAGTAAAATGTTCATATTCTATATCACAGGGCTAATATGGAAGGAATTACGCAGCTTTAGTCTTTGAATGATTGAAGCAATCTAGAATATCCTTGTTTTCATCACACAAACTAATGGAAACCCCCACAACCCTCTGATTCATACACAAATGAACTAGGAAAAGAGAACTCTTCTAACTTTTCTATTGCTCTGCCACAGATTTACTGAGCAACTGCAGACAATCAAATGGCCTAGGTTCAGATTTTCATAAATATCCACAACTCACATGCTGCACTACCATGTGTCTCTCTGCTGGAAGTCAGGAACATACTAagctgaaataaacacaaacccTGAATCTTTCTTATGTACAAAAGAGCCAAACCACTTCAGATTCCAGACTTCCAAATTACGGAAAAGCTGTATTGCCATAACAGCAGTATCAGACAAGGGAACCAAATGGGTAAACCCACTGAGGGAAACcaataaaagcatgaaaataaagcTAATCCCCACATCAGACACAGTAGCAGAATTTATCCTGCACTTATGCTATCCACCAAGAAAGGAATATGGCatgatttccattttttcttaaCTGGCACTGACGATTCAGTTTAATGTTAAAACAGAATCCATAATTACTTTCTGTGTACTCGTGCCAGGTTCTGCAAACTTCAGACTGAGTTGAAAAGCAAGTGACATTTGCAGAGGAGCTATGTCAGCCTTTCTTCAATCGCGCAAGAGCAAAACACAGGCAGATGTCTCTCCATGTGATGTGACATCTATCTGCAGGTATTACCAATGAGCTGCCTGTTAGTCCAAAAATACAGCAGAGGCATAAAGAACAGAACGCAGACACAACCGTACAGGCCGACAAACTACACCACGGTGCCTGCATGTTTGACTGCACCCCTTTCCCTACAGCAGGTTATACACGCTTAGAATCAAAAGCTACAAGACTACGAGCACGTTCAGGCTCTGTCCAGGCTGAGAGGCTCTAATGCCATCAGCGTGTACCCACACTGAAGGCTGCCAACAGCGGTCCCAGCACGCAGCCGGCATCAGCCTCCGCGTACCACGCCCGGCTGCGGGCAGCCAGCACGGCCTTCTGCGCCTGCACAGGGGCAGCAGACGAGTGCACCAGCTCCCGTGTGCGGCACCTCTGAAGGCACGGACggaaggagaaagcagaaggcaggcggaagagagggaaggagggaggacTCTCCGGAGGAGGCCCGGCGGACGCGGGTTGACATCGACCTGCTGAGAGCCGGCGGCCGNNNNNNNNNNNNNNNNNNNNNNNNNNNNNNNNNNNNNNNNNNNNNNNNNNNNNNNNNNNNNNNNNNNNNNNNNNNNNNNNNNNNNNNNNNNNNNNNNNNNNNNNNNNNNNNNNNNNNNNNNNNNNNNNNNNNNNNNNNNNNNNNNNNNNNNNNNNNNNNNNNNNNNNNNNNNNNNNNNNNNNNNNNNNNNNNNNNNNNNNNNNNNNNNNNNNNNNNNNNNNNNNNNNNNNNNNNNNNNNNNNNNNNNNNNNNNNNNNNNNNNNNNNNNNNNNNNNNNNNNNNNNNNNNNNNNNNNNNNNNNNNNNNNNNNNNNNNNNNNNNNNNNNNNNNNNNNNNNNNNNNNNNNNNNNNNNNNNNNNNNNNNNNNNNNNNTggctccagcctcagcagcgCCAGCATAAATTAAAtccaagtgctgctgctgaggcatCACAGGCATATCGGAGCCGAGCACGCTCTGTCCGCCCGGCCTGGCTTTTGAGGCTGCGGCGGCTTTCCCGCCAGCCTTATCCCGGTGTCCTCCCGGCAGTAGCACGGCCTGGCACGGCTGTCCCTAGGAAACGGGTGCGGGGCCCGGTGTGCTGCTCAGGCTCCCCTCGGGGAGATCTCTATCCCGACGTGTCGTAGAGTCAGGGAGCTGCGGCTGCTGCCGCTGAGCGCTCCACCGCGCCGCTGTTCGCAGAGCAGGCAAAAATCGCTCGTGGGCGAGTCTCTGCAGGCATCTGCTCGGGCAGAGTGGTCTCGCTGGGACATTTACAGGGAGCTGTAGCCTGGGAAGAACAGCAATTAGAGGCCACACTATGCGCCAGGCATTGACTCAGGGGCTCGTTCGAGGGCTATTTTATGTGACAAGGAAGAATTCTGATCTACGTCCTGCAGGTAAAATGTTTCACTGAgcaagtaaaggaaaaataaagcacataaTTTATCACACCTGACATTTTCCACTAAGTTACATAAATGCTGGTGATGCCATACTGTCAGCAGTATGTGAAGATGTAGTCTCAGCCAGACACGTCGTATTCttaaaccaaaagaaataaactaGGTTTGCCAAGTAgatgagaggaaagaaataattcctataaaaatgtttcttaaaaaacccacacaatttCTATGGGAGCACAGACAACTTTCATTTCAGAGCTTTCCACAGGACAGGACCAAAAGATGCAGCCGTTGCAAGTAAAACCATAAATATGAAAAGCCTACTAGCGTTCAGAAGGTTACTGCTGGTTAGTGTGtgatgcatttttatatttcaaaaactCATAATTAAAGTAAGGAATTGGGTGCACTGAGTCACCTaatctagttgaagatgtccttGTTAATGGCAGAGGGGTTAGACTAGGTGACCTtgaaaggtcccttccaatccaaactattCTATTGCTTCTATGATCTTCCACTGCATTTGGGATTAAGTTACCAAGCTTCTCACCAAGATTTGTAattctattatatttttctataagccaaaattattttacactACACAAGGGGAAAAAGCTCAAACAATTCAAGCCACTTGCATAAATTTCAACTGAAATGATAAAGTCTGTTTTAGCTAAAAGCTGTTTGTACCAAACTGTTATCTAACTTAGCCAGCTTCTTGCGT
This sequence is a window from Parus major isolate Abel chromosome Z, Parus_major1.1, whole genome shotgun sequence. Protein-coding genes within it:
- the FXN gene encoding frataxin, mitochondrial, translated to MVNEEHFLQSSFKKEEFAEPNRQNGICHRERRRIRSQTWAICGQLYLNTLALQAAQNEKAQVDASFEKGRCQPASAGPPPESPPSFPLFRLPSAFSFRPCLQRCRTRELVHSSAAPVQAQKAVLAARSRAWYAEADAGCVLGPLLAAFSQLQYSSDVKSRTVWFMNLRNTGTLSDTSSLDETTYEKLAEETLDSLADFFEDLTDKPFTPEDYDVSLGSGVLTIKLGGDMGTYVINKQTPNRQIWLSSPTSGPKRYDWTGRNWVYSHDRVSLHELLSKEFSTALKTKLDLSSLIYSGKEDT